One window of the Cherax quadricarinatus isolate ZL_2023a chromosome 41, ASM3850222v1, whole genome shotgun sequence genome contains the following:
- the LOC128695887 gene encoding uncharacterized protein isoform X2: protein MWTRKNLGLVTIYLLTTCTTPGGAGILSSISPALERAATYGYYILGYAPSYYYQQPEHHHYEEEIDIPHVKKTFWSGHIPVQDFISPILQQVGKGSGGYGHDPQRIVKGYENRLGLRVAVPYLGDFQVTREVGPGRFLDKLGPGKYVYPGLKDGGYKGFGTASYDNYVEDNHVKETVIPDNTAMYQSMKNYPWYRK from the exons ATGTGGACAAGAAAAAATTTAGGGCTCGTCACTATATACCTTCTCACCACTTGTACGACACCAG GAGGCGCCGGGATCCTGAGTTCCATATCGCCTGCTTTAGAGAGAGCCGCCACCTATGGCTACTACATTCTAGGCTATGCTCCCTCCTACTACTACCAGCAGCCAGAGCACCACCACTACGAGGAAGAGATCGACATACCCCATGTGAAAA AAACCTTCTGGAGCGGACACATCCCCGTGCAGGACTTCATATCTCCTATTCTGCAGCAGGTTGGAAAAGGCAGCGGCGGCTACGGTCATGACCCCCAGAGGATCGTCAAAG GCTATGAGAACCGTCTTGGACTGCGGGTGGCCGTGCCGTACCTGGGAGACTTCCAGGTGACCCGGGAGGTGGGTCCTGGCAGGTTCCTCGACAAGCTGGGACCCGGAAAGTACGTCTACCCAGGG CTAAAGGATGGAGGTTATAAAGGCTTCGGGACGGCAAGTTACGACAACTATGTAGAGGACAACCATGTCAAAGAAACCGTTAtccctgacaacactgccatGTACCAGAGCATGAAGAACTACCCATGGTACAGGAAGTAA